One part of the Salmo salar chromosome ssa10, Ssal_v3.1, whole genome shotgun sequence genome encodes these proteins:
- the LOC106613588 gene encoding sphingosine 1-phosphate receptor 1, with amino-acid sequence MGDSMYSDLIARHYNFTGKLRKVEQDSRLKADSVVFIIVCCFIILENVLVLLTIWRTKKFHKPMYYFIGNLALSDLLAGVVYTANILLSGANTYKLTPTQWFFREGSMFVALAASVFSLLAIAIERHLTMLKMKLHNNGNTCRVFMLISTVWLIAAILGGLPIMGWNCIQSMPSCSTVLPLYHKTYILFCTTVFSVILMAIVVLYARIYALVRTRSRKLVFRKVSNGRGGGSASSKSSEKSMALLKTVIIVLSCFIACWAPLFILLLLDVACDIRMCAILYKAEWFLALAVLNSAMNPLIYTLTSNEMRRAFLKTLMCCCVCTRPSGKFSRPIMGAEFSRSKSDNSSHPNKDEPEYSPRETVVSSGNITSSS; translated from the coding sequence ATGGGTGACTCCATGTATTCCGACTTAATAGCCAGACACTACAACTTCACAGGGAAGCTCCGGAAAGTGGAGCAGGATTCCAGACTCAAAGCGGACTCTGTGGTTTTCATCATTGTATGTTGCTTCATTATCCTTGAGAATGTCTTGGTCCTGCTTACCATTTGGAGGACCAAGAAGTTCCACAAGCCCATGTACTACTTTATTGGGAACTTAGCTCTATCAGACTTGCTTGCTGGTGTGGTGTACACTGCCAACATCCTGCTGTCAGGTGCCAACACATACAAACTGACCCCCACACAGTGGTTCTTCCGGGAGGGGAGTATGTTTGTGGCCCTGGCAGCCTCAGTCTTCAGCCTGCTGGCCATCGCCATCGAGCGCCACCTCACCATGCTGAAGATGAAGTTGCACAACAATGGCAACACGTGCCGTGTCTTCATGCTCATCAGCACCGTGTGGCTGATTGCAGCCATCTTGGGCGGCCTGCCCATCATGGGCTGGAACTGCATCCAGAGCATGCCCAGCTGCTCCACCGTACTGCCGCTCTACCACAAGACCTACATCCTGTTCTGCACCACCGTCTTCAGCGTCATCCTCATGGCCATCGTGGTCCTGTACGCGCGCATCTACGCCCTGGTGCGCACCCGCAGCCGCAAGCTGGTGTTCCGCAAGGTCTCCAACGGCCGCGGCGGGGGTAGCGCTAGCAGCAAGAGCTCGGAGAAGTCCATGGCCCTGCTGAAGACCGTGATCATCGTGCTGAGCTGTTTCATCGCCTGCTGGGCTCCACTCTTCATCCTCCTGTTGCTGGACGTGGCCTGTGACATCCGCATGTGCGCCATCCTGTACAAAGCCGAGTGGTTCCTGGCCCTGGCCGTGCTCAACTCGGCGATGAACCCCCTCATCTACACGCTCACCAGCAACGAGATGCGCCGCGCCTTCCTAAAAACGCTCATGTGCTGCTGTGTCTGCACCCGGCCCTCTGGCAAGTTCTCTCGGCCCATCATGGGTGCAGAGTTCAGCCGAAGCAAGTCGGACAACTCGTCTCACCCCAATAAGGACGAGCCAGAGTACTCGCCAAGGGAGACCGTCGTATCCTCTGGGAATATCACCTCCTCTTCTTAA